The Xanthomonas rydalmerensis genomic interval CCGGGCCGAACGGATCGGCGCCGTTGCCGCAGAAGCTGTGCCAGTAGGCCACGGCGAAGCGCAGGTGCTCGGCCATTGTCTTGTCGCCGATCTTCTTGTCGGCGTCGTAGACCTTGAACGCCAGCGGGTTGTCCGAAGCCTTGCCTTCGAACGGGATGCGGCCGATGCCCGGGAAGTACGCCTTGGCGCCGGTGTAGACGGAAGTGCTCATCACGAAGTCCTGGTGCGTTGCGGGGGAAGGGAAATCACGCGGCGTACAGCGGGCCGATGGCCTGCAGATGCCGCTGGAAGGTCTGGTAGTGCGCTTGATACTGCGCGCCGCGCTGCGCATCCGGCTGCGCGGAACGCGAGGCGTCGTCCTGCTGGTGCTGCAGCACCACCTCGGCCAGGCTGGCGCGGTCGCCCTGCGCCCAGCCGTCGGCCCACAGCGCCTGCAGCGCGGCGCCGAACGCCGCGCCCTCCGCCTGCGCCGGCACGTGCACCGGCAGCCCGAACAGGTCGGCGATGAGCTGGCGCCAGCCGGCGCTGTTGCTGCCGCCGCCGGTCAGAGAGATCGCATCGAAGTGCAGCCCGGCATCGACGAAGGCGTCGAAGCCATTGCGCAGGCTGTAGCTGGCGCCCTCCATCGCCGCGCGATAGAAATGCGCCGGCGTGCTGTTGTGCAGATCCATGCCGGTCAGGCAACCGCGCGCGGCCGGCAGGTTCGGGGTGCGTTCGCCGTTGAAGAACGGCAGCAGCACCAGTCCGTCGGCACCGGGCTCGGTGGCGGCGAGCAAGGCCTCGCCCTGCCCGGTCTTGATGCCGAACAGGCGCGCGATGGTCTCGGTGGCGACGGTGCAGTTCATGGTGCAGATCAGCGGCAGCCAGCCGCCGCTGGAGGAGCAGAACGCGGCCCAGCGCGCGTCGGGGTCCACCACCGGGCGCTCGGCATAGGCGAACAGCGTGCCCGAGGTGCCCAGGCTCATGCTCAGGCGTCCGGGCACCACATTGCCGGTGCCGATCGCCGCCATCATGTTGTCGCCGCCGCCGGTGGCCACCCGCACCTCGCGCGGCAGGCCCAGCGTCTGCGCCGCGGCGGCAGACAGGACGAAACTGGTCTCGGTCGGCACCAGCGGCGGCAGCGCCGCGGCCAGGTCGCGCTGCGGATCGATGGCCTGCAGGAGTGGCTCCGACCACTGCCGCGTGCGCACGTCCAGCCAGCCGCTGCCGGAGGCGTCGCCGACCTCGGCATAGCGCTCGCCGGTGAGCCAGAAATTGATGTAGTCGTGCGGCAGCAGTACCGAGGTCATCGCCGCGTAGGCGTCGGGGCGATGCTTGCGCGTCCACGGCAGCTTGGAGGCGGTGTAGCCGGCCAGGATCGGGTTGCCGGCCAGTTCCACGCAGCGCTGCGCGCCGCCGACCGCGTCCATGATCTCCTCGCACTCGCGCTGGGTGCTGGTGTCGCACCACAGCTTCACCGGCGCGGTGACCTGGCCCTGCGCATCCAGCGGCACGAAGCCGTGCTGCTGTCCGGACACCCCGATGGCCCGCACCTGCGCCCGCTGTTCCGCGCTCAGCGCGGCGAAGCAGGCGACGATGCCGTCGATCCACCACTGCGCCTGCTGCTCGCGGGTGCCGTCGTCGCGGCTGATCAGTTCCAGCGCGTGGCCGTGCGTGGCCACCACCTGCCTGCTGTCGGCATCGTAGGCGAGCAGCTTGACGCTCTGCGTCCCCACGTCCAGGCCGATGTACAGACTCATTGCCGCACCCGCCAGGTCTTGCGCACCGCCAATTCCATCGTCGCTCCAGAAGAAAGGTCGGCGCACGCGGATGGCGCGCCAGGGGCAGAGTGTAGTGCGCGAGGCGCCTGTGGTTCCGTCGCGCATGATGCCGGCCACCATCGCGTCAGGCCAGCGCGATGCGTGCTGCACTGCAAGATCGCGGCGGATGGGGTTGGGATGCAGTCAGGTCTAGGAGACGACGGGACGCGTCTCCCTTCTTCCACCGGGAGAAGGTGCCCCGCAGGGGCGGATGAGGGTACGGGCGTAGC includes:
- the xylB gene encoding xylulokinase, which encodes MSLYIGLDVGTQSVKLLAYDADSRQVVATHGHALELISRDDGTREQQAQWWIDGIVACFAALSAEQRAQVRAIGVSGQQHGFVPLDAQGQVTAPVKLWCDTSTQRECEEIMDAVGGAQRCVELAGNPILAGYTASKLPWTRKHRPDAYAAMTSVLLPHDYINFWLTGERYAEVGDASGSGWLDVRTRQWSEPLLQAIDPQRDLAAALPPLVPTETSFVLSAAAAQTLGLPREVRVATGGGDNMMAAIGTGNVVPGRLSMSLGTSGTLFAYAERPVVDPDARWAAFCSSSGGWLPLICTMNCTVATETIARLFGIKTGQGEALLAATEPGADGLVLLPFFNGERTPNLPAARGCLTGMDLHNSTPAHFYRAAMEGASYSLRNGFDAFVDAGLHFDAISLTGGGSNSAGWRQLIADLFGLPVHVPAQAEGAAFGAALQALWADGWAQGDRASLAEVVLQHQQDDASRSAQPDAQRGAQYQAHYQTFQRHLQAIGPLYAA